One part of the Musa acuminata AAA Group cultivar baxijiao chromosome BXJ1-5, Cavendish_Baxijiao_AAA, whole genome shotgun sequence genome encodes these proteins:
- the LOC135673661 gene encoding 21 kDa protein-like, with the protein MREKEEEERRGNCQATMKPSILAFVLLIIAICSGVVAAAARSPAEFVRESCMVTQYPALCEQCLVAYAQAVHLSKHELARAALSVSADRAGSASAFVRRMSAGGGKSLRSREAGAVRDCIGTMQDSEDRLRRSVREMRRMGRPRSPRFAWHLSNVRTWVSASLTDETTCLDGLSQYASPAVRAAIRKKVLEVSQVTSNALALVNQLSPRN; encoded by the coding sequence ATgcgggaaaaagaagaagaagagagaagaggaaATTGTCAAGCGACAATGAAGCCTTCCATTCTCGCTTTTGTTCTTCTGATCATCGCCATCTGCAGTGGAgtcgttgccgccgccgccagatCTCCCGCCGAGTTCGTGCGGGAGTCCTGTATGGTCACGCAGTACCCCGCGCTGTGCGAGCAGTGCCTGGTGGCGTACGCGCAAGCGGTCCACCTGAGCAAGCACGAGCTGGCCCGGGCGGCCCTGTCGGTCAGCGCCGACCGGGCCGGGTCCGCCTCCGCCTTCGTGAGACGGATGTCGGCCGGGGGCGGGAAGAGCCTCCGGTCGCGGGAGGCCGGCGCGGTGCGGGACTGCATCGGGACCATGCAGGACAGCGAGGACCGGCTGAGGCGGTCGGTCAGGGAGATGAGGCGGATGGGGCGGCCGCGGAGCCCCCGGTTCGCCTGGCACCTCAGCAACGTCCGGACCTGGGTCAGCGCCTCGCTCACCGACGAGACGACGTGCCTCGACGGCCTCTCCCAGTACGCCAGCCCGGCCGTGCGGGCAGCCATCAGGAAGAAGGTGCTCGAGGTATCCCAGGTCACGAGCAACGCCTTGGCCCTCGTGAACCAACTCAGCCCTAGGAACTGA
- the LOC135673664 gene encoding protein NRT1/ PTR FAMILY 5.2-like — MAEIRETGEGDYAKDGSVDLKGSPVLRSKRGGWTACSFVVVYEVFERMAYYGISSNLVLYLTNKLHQGTVDAANNVTNWVGTVFLTPVLGAYVADALLGRYWTFLFSSAIYLSGMCLLTLAVSISPLKPESCKVNCEPTSTLQLAAFFGGLYIIALGNGGTKPNISTIGADQFDEFDPKEKMHKLSFFNWWMFSIFVGTLFAHTFLVYIQDNVGWSLGYGIPTLGLLISVLIFLAGTPYYRHKLPQGSPFTRMARVIVAATRKWKLPIPNDPKELHELDLEVYSKKGKFRIDSTDCLRFLNKAAVKCSPTTPWTLCPVTQVEETKRILRLLPILAAMFIPCTLIAQINTLFVKQGTTLDLHIGPHFQIPPASLGAFVTVSMLVTVGLYDCYLVKVMRVWTKNPRGITLLQRMGVGLALQIVSMSVASLTEVRRLSIARNHGVDKTGGHIPVTIFILLPQFVLMGIADAFLVVGKIEFFYDQAPESMKSLGTAFSLTAYGIGNFFSSFLLKLVADITSKNGKGWILNNLNASRLDYYYALLTVLGVFNFIFFSYVAHIYSYNRELCESMDARREEQGVKCDQKETNGQVQCL; from the exons ATGGCGGAGATAAGAGAGACTGGGGAGGGAGACTACGCCAAGGATGGCTCCGTGGACCTCAAGGGGAGCCCTGTGCTTAGATCCAAGAGAGGCGGATGGACTGCTTGCTCCTTCGTTGTTG TGTACGAGGTGTTTGAGAGGATGGCGTACTATGGAATCTCATCCAACTTGGTGCTGTATTTGACCAACAAGCTCCATCAGGGCACCGTTGATGCAGCAAACAACGTCACCAACTGGGTGGGCACTGTGTTCTTGACACCAGTCTTAGGGGCGTACGTCGCCGACGCTCTTCTCGGCCGATACTGgaccttcctcttctcttctgccATCTATCTCTCG GGGATGTGTTTGCTGACGTTAGCAGTCTCCATCTCTCCGCTGAAACCAGAATCCTGCAAGGTAAACTGCGAGCCAACTTCAACACTGCAGTTGGCTGCCTTCTTTGGGGGACTGTACATAATAGCACTGGGAAACGGTGGAACAAAGCCCAACATCTCGACCATCGGAGCAGACCAGTTCGATGAGTTCGATCCCAAGGAGAAGATGCACAAGCTCTCCTTCTTCAACTGGTGGATGTTCAGCATCTTCGTGGGGACCCTCTTCGCCCACACGTTCTTGGTCTACATACAGGACAACGTGGGATGGAGTTTAGGTTATGGAATCCCAACCCTTGGTCTGCTGATCTCGGTGTTGATCTTTTTGGCTGGCACACCATATTACAGGCACAAACTGCCCCAAGGAAGTCCATTTACCAGGATGGCAAGGGTTATAGTGGCTGCGACAAGGAAGTGGAAGCTTCCCATACCTAATGACCCAAAGGAGCTTCATGAGCTTGATCTGGAGGTGTATTCTAAGAAAGGAAAGTTCAGGATCGACTCCACCGATTGCTTAAG GTTCCTTAACAAAGCTGCAGTAAAATGCAGCCCAACCACGCCATGGACACTGTGCCCGGTCACACAGGTGGAAGAGACGAAGCGAATTCTACGACTGCTGCCGATTCTGGCCGCCATGTTCATTCCCTGCACCCTGATCGCTCAGATCAACACCCTCTTCGTCAAACAAGGCACTACTTTGGATCTTCACATTGGGCCGCACTTCCAAATCCCCCCAGCTAGCCTGGGAGCATTCGTCACTGTTTCCATGCTCGTAACGGTCGGCCTTTACGACTGCTACTTAGTAAAGGTCATGAGAGTTTGGACAAAGAACCCAAGGGGGATCACCTTGCTCCAGAGAATGGGAGTGGGACTGGCACTTCAGATCGTCTCCATGTCGGTCGCGTCGCTTACCGAAGTAAGAAGGCTAAGCATCGCAAGAAACCATGGAGTAGACAAGACGGGAGGCCATATTCCTGTCACCATCTTCATATTGCTTCCTCAGTTCGTGCTGATGGGAATAGCAGATGCCTTTTTGGTCGTTGGGAAGATAGAGTTCTTCTATGACCAAGCTCCGGAGAGCATGAAAAGCTTGGGGACTGCCTTCTCCTTGACAGCTTATGGGATTGGTAATTTCTTCAGCAGCTTTCTCCTAAAACTGGTGGCTGACATAACGAGCAAGAATGGCAAGGGATGGATACTGAACAACCTGAATGCCTCACGTCTAGACTACTACTATGCACTCCTCACTGTTCTTGGTGTCTTCAACTTCATCTTCTTCTCATATGTGGCCCACATTTACTCCTACAACCGGGAGTTATGCGAATCTATGGATGCGAGAAGGGAAGAACAAGGGGTGAAGTGTGATCAGAAAGAGACAAATGGCCAAGTTCAATGCTTATGA
- the LOC135673665 gene encoding cyclin-dependent kinase inhibitor 5-like, translated as MGKYMRKAKLSGEVAVMEVAAHQPSLGVRTRARALAAAAAAAAAQGSSLAYLELRSRRLEKPLPLVSACKPKSNPSPKLTSQTANRSSASNSRSAGSVRMRRCLDRGEGASPDVEVSFGENFLEYESREREMTPCSSIRDSATAVTPGSTTRSSYSIAGHRRMQNPMPQNFPTDCEMEEFFMGLEKLQQQIFIEKYNYDPVNDHPLPGRYEWVEIDS; from the exons ATGGGGAAATATATGAGGAAAGCCAAACTTTCCGGCGAGGTGGCGGTCATGGAGGTCGCTGCCCACCAGCCCTCCCTCGGTGTCCGCACCCGCGCTCGGGcccttgctgctgccgccgccgccgcagcggCACAAGGCTCCTCCCTCGCCTACCTCGAACTCCGTAGTCGCCGCCTCGAGAAGCCCCTGCCTCTGGTTTCGGCATGCAAGCCCAAATCTAACCCTAGTCCAAAGCTTACCTCTCAGACGGCGAACCGTTCCTCGGCGTCGAATTCGCGGTCGGCGGGGTCCGTTCGGATGAGGAGGTGTTTGGACAGGGGCGAGGGTGCGTCGCCGGATGTGGAAGTGTCGTTCGGCGAGAACTTCCTCGAGTATGAATCGAGAGAAAG AGAGATGACACCTTGCAGCTCGATAAGGGATTCGGCAACAGCAGTGACTCCAGGTTCTACAACAAGATCTAGCTACTCAATTGCCGGTCACCGGAGAATGCAGAATCCAATGCCACAAAACTTCCCCACTGATTGCGAAATGGAAGAGTTTTTTATGGGGCTAGAGAAACTCCAGCAGCAAATATTCATAGAAAA GTACAACTACGATCCTGTGAATGACCACCCACTCCCAGGCCGGTATGAATGGGTGGAAATCGACTCGTAG
- the LOC135673662 gene encoding uncharacterized protein LOC135673662: MTSHARGPGTLGALRKRKERDASGPARPQLASSAEPAKDDNRLLAGYLAHEFLTRGTLLGKRLGPDRADPGKRPPESGPAEPVGTYKEASYLLMRGGAHVPGVVNPTELARWLQM, translated from the coding sequence ATGACCAGCCACGCCCGTGGCCCTGGGACGCTTGGCGCGCTGAGGAAGCGGAAGGAGCGCGACGCGTCCGGCCCTGCCCGTCCCCAGCTGGCGAGCTCGGCTGAGCCGGCTAAGGACGACAACCGGCTCCTGGCCGGCTACCTGGCGCACGAGTTCCTCACGAGGGGAACGCTGCTCGGGAAGAGGCTCGGGCCGGACCGGGCCGACCCCGGAAAGAGGCCACCTGAGTCGGGCCCGGCCGAGCCGGTGGGGACGTACAAGGAGGCCTCGTATTTGTTGATGCGGGGCGGGGCCCACGTGCCTGGCGTGGTCAACCCCACGGAACTGGCTCGGTGGCTCCAGATGTGA
- the LOC135673666 gene encoding eukaryotic translation initiation factor-like yields the protein MAEVGETMAASSGGEGGVEAPHRLERKWTFWFDNQSKPKQGAAWGSALRKVYTFDTVEEFWCLYDQIFRPSKLPANTDFHCFKSGIEPKWEDPECANGGKWTVTCNRKATLDTLWLETLMALIGEQFEESEEICGIVVSVRQRQDKLALWTKAASNEAVQMSIGRKWKEIIDFNEKIVYSFHDDSRRDKSNRGGRYSV from the exons ATGGCGGAGGTGGGCGAGACGATGGCGGCGAGCTCTGGTGGCGAGGGCGGAGTAGAGGCGCCACACCGCCTGGAGAGGAAGTGGACGTTCTGGTTCGACAACCAGTCGAAGCCGAAGCAGGGCGCCGCCTGGGGCAGCGCCCTTCGCAAGGTCTACACCTTCGACACCGTCGAGGAGTTCTGGTG CTTGTATGATCAGATCTTTCGTCCGAGCAAATTGCCTGCTAACACCGACTTCCACTGTTTCAAGTCCGGGATAGAACCCAAATGGGAAGATCCTGAATGTGCCAATGGAGGCAAGTGGACTGTTACGTGTAACAGAAAGGCCACTCTTGACACCTTGTGGCTAGAGACG TTGATGGCTTTGATTGGGGAGCAGTTTGAAGAGAGTGAGGAAATTTGTGGTATTGTTGTTAGTGTACGCCAAAGGCAGGACAAGCTTGCGTTGTGGACAAAGGCAGCAAGCAACGAAGCTGTTCAG ATGAGCATTGGGCGGAAGTGGAAGGAAATCATCGACTTCAATGAGAAGATCGTATACAGCTTTCAT GATGACTCGAGGAGAGACAAGTCGAATAGAGGTGGTCGATACAGTGTTTGA
- the LOC135673663 gene encoding uncharacterized protein LOC135673663, with protein MAEDGYKVKLHVYDLSQGLARQLSMTFLGKVIEAIWHTGLVVYEKEYYFSGGIQQDPAGKTPYGTPIRVVELGVTHVPEEVFEEYLQEISERYTAETYNLLSHNCNNFSNEVAQFLVSTTIPDYILQLPNEVMSSPMGALILPMIQRLETTLKSGAVPQAPQFNPVSMTQTIAPTSVSSSPTMRDASAESGGNNADSGSSRAKVVGDANSTPPAVKLATVSEEKQPQVAEDPLGDARNKVQEEITREFAAIMATGTIRASEAAALATRRVMERHGRLNVPMQRG; from the exons ATGGCAGAG GATGGGTACAAGGTCAAGTTACATGTGTACGACCTAAGCCAAGGACTTGCTCGGCAGCTTTCAATGACATTTTTGGGAAAGGTTATCGAAGCCATATG GCACACTGGTTTGGTAGTCTATGAAAAAGAATACTATTTCTCAGGAGGCATTCAACAAGACCCAGCTGGAAAGACTCCCTATGGAACTCCAATTCGAGTTGTGGAATTGGGGGTGACACATGTTCCTGAGGAAGTCTTTGAGGAGTACTTGCAAGAGATCAGCGAACGCTACACAGCTGAGACTTACAACCTTCTCAGTCATAACTGCAACAACTTCAGCAATGAGGTGGCACAATTCCTTGTTAGCACCACAATTCCAGACTACATCCTTCAGCTTCCAAATGAAGTCATGAGCAGTCCCATGGGAGCACTTATAC TTCCCATGATTCAGCGGCTGGAAACAACTTTAAAGTCGGGTGCCGTACCTCAAGCTCCTCAATTCAATCCTGTATCCATGACCCAAACAATTGCTCCAACCAGCGTTTCTTCAAGCCCAACCATGAGAGATGCCTCTGCAGAATCCGGTGGCAATAACGCTGATTCCGGGAGTTCACGAGCAAAGGTTGTGGGTGATGCAAATTCAACTCCACCTGCAGTGAAACTTGCAACGGTAAGCGAAGAGAAGCAACCCCAGGTGGCTGAAGACCCTCTCGGTGACGCTCGCAACAAGGTGCAGGAAGAGATCACCAGGGAATTTGCTGCGATCATGGCGACCGGGACGATTCGTGCAAGTGAGGCTGCAGCCCTTGCGACAAGAAGAGTGATGGAAAGGCATGGGCGGTTGAATGTGCCCATGCAGCGAGGATAA